Within the Nitrospirota bacterium genome, the region ATTTCTAAAGCCTTGTCTTTCCCTAGAACAGCGATAGAAAGTTGTCATTGCGAGCGAAGCGAAGCAATCTCGCCATCGTGAACCAAGATCGCCACGCACCCTGCGGGCGCTCGCGATGACAGGCAAAACAAGGAGTTACAAATCCTATCTCTGTTCCTGGGTGCGAATGAAGGGGAAGATTATCGTTGTTGACCAGGATAATGCCTTTGCGAACGAAGTCGCGAAAGTATTAGAAATGGATCAAAATAATGTCTTCTCTTTGAATTCCGGGAAACAGGTTCTTGAAGTTTTGCGAACGGTGGGAATCCACGTGGTGATTTGCGGAACCCTTTCCTCCGAGATGACAGAACTCGAACTGTTGACGGCCGTCAAGAATGAAAACCCGAGAACCGAAGTTATTTTGATGATAAAAACCCCTACCATTGAATTATTAGAAGGAGCCATGAAGGGGGGCACATTCGATTATGTGAAGCTCCCTGTCCAGGATTGGCACTCGTTTAAGACAACTGTTTCGGAGGCCTTCCAGAAAAGCCAGCTTGCGTTTAAAAATAAACAACTGATTGAAGATCTTCTTCTAAAAAATCAAGAGCTGATGGAGGCCCACAATACGATAACCCTCATTCATCAAGATACGGAGGCGCTTTATTATTTTGGACGGTGTCTCGCGACCAGTTTAAACCTGGAAGAAATTTACGCGATGATGACCAATGCCACGAATAAGCTTTTAAATAACCGCCCAACCCTCCTGTTTCTTTTTAATGAAAAGAAGGCCCATTTATATTTGAAGAAGGCAATCGGGTTTAATGACCCTCTTGAAGAATTTATTATTCCTATTGAGGCCAAATATAAAGATAATTTAGTCGCCTGGTTGGAGGAAAAGAGTTATATCGAACAATTTATTAAGCATAACCTTCCAAACGGTTCGGAACATGATTCTTTTCTTTCAAAACCGATTATCATTCATGATAATGTTTACGGGCTTCTGACCGTGCTGCAAAACAGGGAGTCGGAGTGTACTGAAAGGGAGAGCAATTTATTTAAACAATTTGTCAGCCAATCTGCTTTTGTTCTTGAAAACGCCCTTTTACACGAAAAAACCAATGAATTAGCCAACAGGGACGAATTGACCGGTGTTTTTAATCGCCGTTATTTCCAGGAAAAAATAGAGGAAGAGATTAAGAGGGCGTCAAGGCAGAATAACCGGTTTTCGGTTTTTATTTTAGATGTGGACTATTTTAAGCATTATAATGACACCTTTGGGCACATTCAAGGCGATTTTCTGTTAAAAGAATTAGTCGCCGTCATGACGGAAAGACTGCGGTCGACCGATATCGTCTCCCGTTTTGGAGGGGATGAGTTTGTCGTTCTTTTAATAGATACCGAAAAATACGCCGCGCTTGAAATCGGAAATCAAATTCGGGAAAATATCGAGAATAACCCTAAATTTAAATTAACTGACGGAAATGAGAAAAAAATTACGATTAGTGTGGGTGTTGCTCAATACCCGGATGATGGCGTTACGAGTATTGATTTAATTCGAAAAGCCGATCAGGCCTTGTATGTCGCGAAGGCCAGAGGACGCAACCAGGTAGCCTATTAGCGTTTTTTAAATTCGGTTTAAACCCTTGTTGTTACTTTTTTTCTCTTTTAGATCTCACCCTTAACCTTCCTTAGAAAAACCCGTGATGTGGCAGAAATTTTCCTCAAAAATATTCGATCTCGCCAGAAAACATAAGGTCGAGTATATCGACGTTCGCATTATCCCACGACATGAGGAAGAAATTATCCTGGTGAAAA harbors:
- a CDS encoding diguanylate cyclase codes for the protein MTGKTRSYKSYLCSWVRMKGKIIVVDQDNAFANEVAKVLEMDQNNVFSLNSGKQVLEVLRTVGIHVVICGTLSSEMTELELLTAVKNENPRTEVILMIKTPTIELLEGAMKGGTFDYVKLPVQDWHSFKTTVSEAFQKSQLAFKNKQLIEDLLLKNQELMEAHNTITLIHQDTEALYYFGRCLATSLNLEEIYAMMTNATNKLLNNRPTLLFLFNEKKAHLYLKKAIGFNDPLEEFIIPIEAKYKDNLVAWLEEKSYIEQFIKHNLPNGSEHDSFLSKPIIIHDNVYGLLTVLQNRESECTERESNLFKQFVSQSAFVLENALLHEKTNELANRDELTGVFNRRYFQEKIEEEIKRASRQNNRFSVFILDVDYFKHYNDTFGHIQGDFLLKELVAVMTERLRSTDIVSRFGGDEFVVLLIDTEKYAALEIGNQIRENIENNPKFKLTDGNEKKITISVGVAQYPDDGVTSIDLIRKADQALYVAKARGRNQVAY